From one Mytilus edulis chromosome 1, xbMytEdul2.2, whole genome shotgun sequence genomic stretch:
- the LOC139524665 gene encoding probable G-protein coupled receptor 139, with the protein MSDMNPDKQHDTLNYTYSYTDNTTMDQNITSIYNESIEKLQTESVNLHKLYVNIYTIVVPIIAIVGLFGNTASIAVFTSSFLKRHSSSVFLAALAFVDNLFLLTLFLTWFDQTASNILSTTIPCQIVVYVTYFAAFLSVWLVVGFTTERYLAICHPLRAPMLCSNRRQKIAVTCLVLFAAVFYNFAIWTTEAVQYGPRKWCLTIDDYYEFLQIVTWIDTIISMVLPFFCIAFMNCRVICKAAIFHKKRQHCYKPTDSMKVKRNKHLTNKSQMRVTRTLLIVSSLFLLLNFPSHLARLYNIIVAPVSKEKYEKFLQQICQLLYYSTFSVNFFVYALYGKHFQKSFWLMIRSFKQFFGCRTEHRFSSVEKSTKITLTGMRSNTYRWSSDLDISRC; encoded by the coding sequence atgagTGATATGAATCCCGATAAACAACATGACACACTGAACTACACTTATAGTTATACTGACAATACAACAATGGATCAAAATATAACATCTATCTACAACGAATCAATAGAAAAACTTCAAACTGAATCCGTGAATTTACATAAACtgtatgttaatatatatacTATTGTGGTACCTATCATAGCTATAGTAGGATTGTTTGGAAATACTGCTTCAATAGCAGTATTTACGTCCAGTTTTCTTAAAAGACATTCATCATCAGTATTTCTGGCTGCGCTTGCTTTTGTCGACAACCTTTTTTTGCTGACATTATTTCTAACATGGTTTGACCAAACAGCTTCAAACATCCTATCAACAACCATTCCATGTCAGATTGTTGTTTATGTTACATATTTTGCGGCATTTTTATCCGTGTGGCTAGTTGTTGGATTTACAACGGAACGTTATCTCGCCATTTGCCATCCATTACGGGCCCCTATGTTATGCTCGAATCGTCGACAGAAAATAGCAGTAACTTGTCTAGTGCTATTTGCAGCGGTATTTTACAACTTTGCTATTTGGACAACCGAAGCTGTACAGTATGGTCCACGAAAATGGTGCTTAACAATCGATGACTATTACGAGTTTTTACAAATTGTCACATGGATTGATACAATTATAAGCATGGTACTGCCATTCTTCTGTATAGCTTTTATGAACTGTAGAGTGATTTGTAAAGCTGCTATATTTCACAAGAAACGAcaacattgttataaaccaacaGACTCAATGAAAGTTAAAAGGAATAAACACTTAACGAACAAATCGCAAATGCGTGTGACGCGAACTCTATTGATTGTGTCATCTTTGTTTCTACTTTTAAATTTTCCTAGCCATCTTGCTAGACTCTATAACATTATTGTCGCACCTGTAAGTAAAGAAAAATACGAGAAATTTTTACAACAAATTTGCCAATTACTTTATTACAGTACTTTCAGTGTAAACTTTTTTGTGTATGCGTTGTATGGAAAGCATTTCCAAAAATCGTTTTGGTTAATGATTAGATCTTTCAAGCAATTTTTTGGATGTCGAACAGAACATCGTTTTTCCTCCGTAGAGAAATCAACGAAAATAACGTTAACGGGTATGAGATCTAATACATACAGATGGTCAAGTGACTTGGATATCTCGCGttgttaa